Below is a window of Acidobacteriota bacterium DNA.
GAAGGGCCGGGAGGGATTCCAGGCACCGTTGCAGGTTGTAGTTGGGGATGCGGGGCCGGAGGTGGTGGACGTGGTGGAGGCCGATGTTGCCGCTGAACCACTGCAGGACCTTGGGGAGTTTGTAGTAGGAGCTCCCCTTCAGCGAAGCCTCCACGGGGTCCCACGCCGGGTGGGCGGCCCAGTAGCCCCGCTCGAACTGGTGCTGGACGTAGAAGAGCCAGATGCCGAAAGCCCCCCCGATCAGGAGGACGGGCAGTTGGATGAGGAGGTAGGTCTTCAGGCCGATGGTCCAGCTCGAGACCAGGGCGAGGGCGGCCAGGGCGAGGTTGGTGACGAGGACGCTGCGGCGCTCGGGGGCCTTGGCGCCCTTGGGGAAGAAGCGGAACGAGAGGAGGAAGAGCCACACCGGCCCCAGGACGAACAGCACCAGCGGGTGCCGGTAGGCCCGGTAGCGCAGGCGCCGAAGGAGCGGGGCGGCGCGGTACTCCTCGACGGTGAGGGTGGTCACGTCTCCGATGCCGCGCCGGTCCAGGTCCGCCACGGTGGCGTGGTGGGCGTTGTGAGCGAGGCGCCACTCCCGGAAGGGCGTGAAGGTCAGCACCCCCGCGAGGGTCCCCAGAACGGAGTTGGCGCGGCGGGACCGGAAGAAAGACCCGTGACAGCAGTCGTGAAAGAGAATGAAGATGCGGACTTGAAAGCCGGCCGCCAGCACGGAAAGGAGAAGGACGAGCCCGTAGGGGGCCCCCTGGCGGACGAGCAGGACCATCAGCGCCCAGAGCGCCCCGTAGGGTAAGAAGGTGTCGAGCATCTGCCACAGGGCCCTGCGGAGACTGGGCCTCTCGAAGGCCCTCATGGCCGCCAGCCACTCGGGGCGGGAGGCGCGCGCGGGCGCGGAAGTCGGATGTTCAGGGGATTGCGTGGGCGCCATGTCACTCTCCTCGATCCAGCCTCATCAAGGCGGACGGGGCCGACGCGATCCTCGATGGGGTTATGACAACGCCGGAAAAGGAGGGCTTATTGCCCCCGGACCGCTCCCATAGGCAGATCCCTCGGAGAGAGGCCTTCGTAGCGGCGATGCTCGCATCGGCCGGAGGGCCGCTCCTACGAGAGACCGGCGCCGTGCGACGCCACCCAGGGGGGCGGGAGGAACTGGTCGGGGCGGCGAGATTTGAACTCGCGACTTTCTGCTCCCAAAGCAGATGCGCTACCAGGCTGCGCTACGCCCCGACTGCGTTCCAGCATAGCCCACCGGGGATTTGAAGAAAAGGGGGAAGAGAAAATTGGGGACAGCCACCTATTTTGGCGGTAGGAGGAGGGAAAACAGGGGCTTTCGGGATTGCGAATTTGGGATTTGGGATTTGGAGAAAACGGAGACGAGAGACGAGAAAGGCAGGGGCGTCACAGGACCGCGGGGGGGCGCTTCGGAGCCCGCAGGGGAGGGCCTCCGTGCCCTCCCGGCCTTTGCGGCCAGCGCCATCGCGCTCTGGAGAGCGCTCCTACAACGTCCGAAGGCGGCCAAGGGGGGCCGCCGATAGGCATCTACTCCCTGCTCAATCCGGGCTCAGTCCGGCCACTCAGGCCGAGGGGAGCGCCCCGAGGCCCTGCGGATTTCGTTTTCCATGCGCTGTAGGTCCCTCAGGATGCGGACTTTTTCGAGATAGGGCAGGGTGCGCAGGCGCTTTCGGCGGAGGCCCTTGGCCACGGGAAAAGACGATGCGGGTCTGCTGTTCCTTTGTCCCGATTTCATGGGAACCCCATCTCCCTCTTCATCCCCTGCCAGCGGATCCAGAGGCGATGGGCCTTCAGGAGGCTTTCCATGTCCTTCTCGGTAATAACCTTCTCCGCCAGGAAGGCTTGCAAGCGCAGGCGGTCTTTGGGCCGGCCTACCTCCACCATGATCGCCGCCAGATGTTCGGGCCGCATAACCTTGACCGGGGTGGTCCCGACCTTTTTCGTCACGGCCGATCGGACCGCCTCTTCTACGAGCGCAGATGGGGCGGGCAAGAACTGAACGGGAACCCCGTTCAGCAGGATGTGCTCCCGCTCGACGACGTGTCCTTTGGCCCGCGCGAATTTGTACAGCCTTGCCAGGGGGGGCAGAGAGAGCGCCCCATCGGAATCCGACAGGAGGACAAAGATATCCAGGTCGTAGGTGGCGGAGGGTTCCGTGTAGAACAGGGCGCCCATGGCCCCGCCCACGGCATAGGCCTGAAAGACACCCTCTCGGACCATTTCGTTGACGGATCGGAAAGCCCTTTCCAGGCTCGAGATCTTCATGGGTTGAGTATACCCTGCCAAGGACGGAGTGGAAGAGCGACCCGCTGGGTTTCACCCAGGCAGTGAGGCAGGAGAGGCATTCGGGATTTGAAGAAACGGCGAACATGGCAACCCATAGAAAGAATGGCTTTCGTAGCAGCCGATGCTCGCATCGGCCGGAAGGACGGCCCTTGCAAGCAAGGGCCGCTACACGGGAGACCTTCGAAGGCGCGCGATCGCGCGCGTTACAGGACCGAGGGGCGGGCGGCCATGGAGGGCCGCCCCTCCCTTTCTCCCCTCCCCGGTGGCCCCCCGACCCTGCCCCTCATTGACGGAAGTGGAGCCATGGCTTAAGATAATGGGGCTCGGGGCCGGCATAGCTCAGCTGGTAGAGCAACTGATTCGTAATCAGTAGGTCCGCGGTTCAAGTCCGCGTGCCGGCTCCAGAAAACCCGCGAGCGAAAAGGGCGGCCGAGGCCGCCCTTTCGCCTGGGGGAGGCTGTCTTGGAGACGCCTTTCGATTCCGTGGACCTCCTCAGCCGCGGCGTCTCCTTCGGGGGACGCCCCCTCCCCTGTCTCCCCTATCCCCTGCAACTCGACCCTGAGGCGCTGGAGGCCATTTCGAAGTGCGCCGAAGCGGTATGGAAGGCCGCCGAAGCGGTCACCGACGCCTTTCTGACGGGCGGGCCCCTGCGGGCGGCCTTCGGCTACGACCCTCCCCACGAGGCCGCCATCCTGGCTGACCCCGGTTACGCCCCCCACATCCCCCTGGGGCGCATGGACCTCTTTGTCGTGGACGGCGTCCCCAAGGTCATGGAGTTCAACACGGATGGCACGGCGGGGTGGCACTACACGGCGGCCCTCACGGCCCTCTGGCGGGAACGGCAAGGACTTCCCCCGGAGGAACGCCCCCTGCCCGAGCGCCTGCTGGAAGAACTCCTGGCCTGCTTCCGGCGCTGGGACCGCACCGGGGTGGACCGGCCCACCATCGCCTTGGTGGACTGGGCCGACGTGGGAACCCGGGCCGAACAGGAGGCCCTGGCGGACCTCTTCGCCTCCCGGGGCTGTCCCGCTTCCGTCGTGGACCCCCGGGAACTGCGGAAGGCGGGGGGGCGCCTCCTGGGACCCCGCGGGGAAATCCACCTGGTCTACCGCCGGCTGGTGAGCGAGGAGGCCTTCCAGAGGGCCCGGGAGATCGGGCCCTTTCTGGAAGCGTGCACGGACGGATCGGCCTGCGTGGTGGGCTCCTTCCGGACGGATCCGGCATGGAGCAAGACGCTTCTCGCCGTTCTCTCGGACCCGTCCCTCTCCGCCCCGCTCCCCCGCCCCTTGCGCGAGGCCGTCGCGGGTCACGTTCCCTGGACGCGCCTCGTGCGAGAGGGGGAGGTGGAGTACGCGGGAACGCGGCGGGACCTCCGGTCTCTCCTTCTCTCGGACCGGGAGTCCTTCCTCCTCAAGCCCGCCAGAGGCTACGAAGGGCGCGGCCTCGTGGCGGGTCCCTACGCCTCCCCTTCACAGTGGGCCTCTGCGGTGGAGCGGGCCTTCGCCCGGCCGGGGACCTGGGTGGTTCAGGAGTTCTTGCGGCCGGGCGCGACGGCGTTTCCCGACGGCGTCCGCCGCTGTCTCCAGCCGGGGGCTTACGTCCTGGAGGGCCGCCTGGCGGGATTCCTGGCCCGGGCGAGCCAAACCGAGGTCATCGCTCCGGATTCCCTGGATTGGTACCTGCCGAGCGCCGTGGAAATACCGTAGGGCGTCAGACGAACAACGGGAAAGGCGGAGGGAAAGAAAGGCCATTGGGGATTTGGAAATTGGGATTTGGGATTTGAAGACAGGGGACATTGAACAAGAGGCCTTCGAAAAGGGCGACCACGGAGGGCCGCACCATGGGAGGCCTTTGAAGGCGGGCGGCGGCGCTCTGGAGAGCGTTCCTAGAACGCACGCCGCCCGGGTTTCGTAGGGGAGGGCTTCCGTGCCCTCCCCTTTCCCCTCATTTCTTCATCGCGGACTTTCTGATTCTCGGAATCCCGGCATCCATCCATCCCGAAATCCCGGTTGCCGCTCTCTAGTTCCCCACCTTCAGGAAACCCGCGGCGGCCTTGAGAAGGGTCTCGGGGTCCGAATCCGGCCGGGAGAAGATCTTCGCCAACGCCTCCTCGCCCTTGGCGC
It encodes the following:
- a CDS encoding fatty acid desaturase; this encodes MAPTQSPEHPTSAPARASRPEWLAAMRAFERPSLRRALWQMLDTFLPYGALWALMVLLVRQGAPYGLVLLLSVLAAGFQVRIFILFHDCCHGSFFRSRRANSVLGTLAGVLTFTPFREWRLAHNAHHATVADLDRRGIGDVTTLTVEEYRAAPLLRRLRYRAYRHPLVLFVLGPVWLFLLSFRFFPKGAKAPERRSVLVTNLALAALALVSSWTIGLKTYLLIQLPVLLIGGAFGIWLFYVQHQFERGYWAAHPAWDPVEASLKGSSYYKLPKVLQWFSGNIGLHHVHHLRPRIPNYNLQRCLESLPALRDVEPLTFWKSLRTLRLRLWDERESRMVGFAALSKLPAS